From a region of the Marinomonas mediterranea MMB-1 genome:
- a CDS encoding beta-propeller fold lactonase family protein — MLFAKPSRSLGVFALEQRMMFDAAGAATLEVESTNIDYVDETNDYDSSTYSNVLAAAEDVSVSEDGNFVYAVSSNSSSWSTDSSVLSVFSVAEDGSLTLVQSYYNYTSVFNLETYTNDQVVQNEGLAGASLISMSSDQNYLYVFGEDDNSLVVFSRDTQTGELTRLSSTEITDFGIDGVSSFVFDIETSGDYLYVTGGDQVLVLSSDDDGALSLVAQYSNDTEGVSGLTGANSIAISADGTRLVVGASGGSNAVTLFDVNDDGTLTYVSSVTGEDDQYFINSVKISADGQTVYALNDNDGSSLLVMTYDDAGELTLADTYSVSDEARTILVSEDGTGVFVMGAYIDVFLQDDNADLTAVQTIDGSDNDLGANFSSITQAYLSADHSKLFVVISDGILSFSFDVPAASYTESEQGTLLLPTGIISDSELDALDDYQGASYTITRESGALEEDEFGFQEANGLTLEDGKILKDGNEIATFTVVDNVLTVSFTASTSQATAQQVLRQITYSNSSNDPVANGASPSFSITVNDGDGNETSMNVQVNLIGVNNPAEVSTTTSEITYQTGDDYTLLFSDTSIETIEADQTIWKVQIAITGATADDLLKVGKGKITLEAFSGTSQTVDNTSYSVTEEDGVMTVTLYIMDSSENAASVIDGIAYKYTGDDTSGERTVSLSIIEYTSQSDIGETTTLYDGTTTITLAAADEDNVAPTIASTTNQIAYTENGAATSVFPDAVLTDSQMDAYNDGEGNYHGAELIVSIADVTSSDQLVFEEANGLALTGSSLTKDGVVIATVSNEDGVLTITFTEDNGTVPTTEDVQNVLNQIQYQNSSETPESTVNVSVTLSDQFGLTSNILMAQINITALNDTPEVTQDASIAAGEMSLTETLSVAEGLTDVSASSVSSDGGVLYVADSSGNIAVFTLNDESSEWEYQSTLTSVDGVDSVDKLITTADGQNLYLLGNEGDVIAVYSLSEDLVLSNTQVIVADYETNEITVSGVQDIVLSEDGLHFYYINSTALSEMTRDAETGELSFVQKIADAWSSPYLWNPSSLTVSRDYVFVTTNFRTSTLIVFEQEESGLEWKAYIRDGSEDSAGNSAILSSTTHVAATDDGEYIYVVNDTSIYTYSYDAQSESFLLVTDEAILVENLSDLVVSADNEKLFVLTSDGSLYRYIIGEDGSLTQAGIMQGASSEGAYLSISDAGHVFLQGTDVVAIYDATGREESLYEIGFDAVVLAPELTIFDEEMSASDNYSGLTITLSGSTINASDTFGLASDSEFTLDGENLLYQGEVVGRFVNDDGTLSVTISSALTQDQVNALARSLTFENTSLTQAATLSFTVSINDGDASSNSVEIALNVAQNLPPQIEGSVQFPTITETESVSIQLLNTLFSDDSDDSDDALTWQVTGLPNGLSFNSDTLVISGNAVESGEFLVVIQTTDTKGQSTQIEVTLTVESMVVPSSPSSSQIDTSETTANPSSATVSPSEAAMQYFTQFDSQNISSLDNQISGMDVSANTALITSTLGSDSFSTSLSSTENTQLDSAQTESTASLQSYRSTSIEWSKDISNAQLSLLDSVMSEEEKAILAVMSADGIGLPEGVEYDLETGRLNLDKDVLGDTQQIELHVLVVDENGETSVIPVEVKLESDSHVQVNTAPFSEQVNDASSLSVFNINKLLLNDLTAAS; from the coding sequence ATGTTGTTTGCCAAACCATCGCGTTCATTAGGGGTCTTTGCCCTTGAGCAGAGAATGATGTTCGATGCTGCTGGTGCCGCCACTTTGGAAGTGGAGTCAACCAACATTGATTATGTCGACGAGACGAACGATTACGATTCAAGCACGTATTCTAATGTGTTGGCTGCGGCCGAAGACGTGTCTGTCTCTGAAGACGGCAATTTTGTCTATGCCGTGAGCAGTAACTCAAGTTCATGGAGCACTGATTCCTCCGTTTTAAGTGTGTTTAGCGTGGCGGAAGATGGCTCATTAACCTTAGTGCAAAGCTATTACAACTACACGTCTGTGTTCAATTTAGAGACTTATACTAACGACCAAGTGGTACAAAACGAAGGCTTGGCGGGTGCCAGTTTGATCAGTATGTCGTCTGATCAAAACTACCTCTATGTGTTTGGTGAAGACGACAACAGCTTGGTTGTGTTTAGTCGAGATACGCAGACGGGCGAGTTAACACGCCTGAGCAGTACTGAAATAACCGACTTTGGTATTGATGGCGTATCCAGTTTTGTCTTCGATATAGAAACCTCCGGTGATTATTTGTACGTCACGGGAGGCGATCAAGTTCTTGTTTTATCATCAGATGATGATGGGGCGCTGTCTCTTGTTGCGCAATACAGTAATGATACGGAAGGCGTTTCTGGGCTAACAGGCGCAAACAGTATTGCGATTAGTGCAGACGGTACTCGTTTGGTGGTAGGAGCCAGTGGTGGTTCGAATGCGGTGACACTCTTTGATGTAAACGACGACGGCACACTTACCTACGTCAGCTCCGTAACGGGAGAAGACGACCAGTATTTTATCAATTCGGTAAAAATTTCTGCTGACGGTCAAACCGTCTATGCGCTGAATGATAACGACGGCTCTAGTTTATTGGTCATGACGTATGACGATGCCGGTGAATTGACCTTGGCAGATACTTATTCTGTGTCCGATGAAGCCAGAACCATTTTAGTGTCGGAAGACGGTACGGGGGTTTTTGTTATGGGCGCATACATAGATGTCTTCTTGCAAGATGACAATGCTGACCTAACGGCAGTTCAAACTATTGATGGCTCTGACAACGATCTCGGTGCGAACTTTTCTAGCATCACTCAAGCCTATTTAAGCGCAGATCATTCAAAACTGTTTGTGGTGATCAGTGATGGCATTTTATCGTTTAGTTTTGATGTCCCTGCGGCGTCTTACACCGAAAGTGAACAAGGTACGCTATTGCTGCCCACTGGCATCATCAGCGATTCGGAGCTGGACGCACTGGATGACTATCAAGGTGCCAGCTACACCATCACCCGCGAATCTGGCGCGTTAGAAGAAGATGAATTCGGTTTTCAAGAGGCGAACGGCCTAACACTTGAAGACGGAAAGATTCTCAAGGATGGAAATGAAATCGCGACATTCACGGTGGTAGACAATGTGTTAACCGTGTCTTTTACGGCTTCAACGTCTCAAGCCACGGCACAACAAGTGTTGCGTCAAATCACCTATTCCAACTCAAGTAATGATCCGGTAGCGAATGGCGCCAGTCCCAGTTTTTCAATCACGGTCAATGACGGGGACGGCAATGAAACCTCGATGAATGTTCAAGTGAATTTGATCGGGGTGAATAATCCGGCGGAGGTCTCCACGACCACAAGTGAGATAACCTACCAGACCGGCGATGATTACACTCTCTTGTTTAGCGATACCAGCATCGAAACCATAGAAGCAGACCAGACCATCTGGAAAGTTCAGATCGCCATTACAGGAGCCACCGCCGATGACCTACTAAAAGTAGGCAAGGGTAAGATCACCTTAGAAGCTTTTTCAGGAACATCCCAAACGGTCGACAATACATCGTACTCCGTCACAGAAGAAGATGGTGTCATGACGGTGACGCTTTATATCATGGACTCTTCGGAAAATGCGGCGTCAGTTATTGATGGTATTGCTTATAAATATACGGGAGATGACACGAGTGGAGAGCGAACCGTAAGCCTCAGTATTATCGAGTACACAAGCCAGTCGGATATCGGTGAAACGACCACTTTGTACGATGGTACGACCACAATCACCTTAGCCGCCGCAGATGAAGATAATGTTGCTCCAACCATAGCCAGCACAACCAATCAGATCGCTTACACAGAAAATGGTGCCGCCACGTCAGTGTTCCCCGATGCTGTTCTAACAGATTCGCAAATGGACGCCTACAACGACGGGGAGGGTAATTATCACGGTGCTGAATTAATTGTGTCTATAGCTGACGTAACGTCGAGCGATCAGCTGGTATTTGAGGAGGCAAATGGGCTGGCTTTAACAGGAAGTTCTTTGACAAAAGACGGTGTGGTGATTGCCACTGTTTCAAATGAGGATGGGGTTTTAACCATTACCTTTACGGAAGATAACGGCACTGTCCCTACCACAGAAGACGTGCAAAATGTTCTCAACCAAATTCAATACCAAAACAGCAGCGAAACGCCTGAGTCGACCGTCAATGTGTCCGTGACTTTGTCGGATCAATTTGGCCTAACGTCAAATATCCTGATGGCTCAAATTAACATTACAGCGCTCAACGATACGCCTGAGGTGACCCAAGACGCTTCCATTGCGGCGGGTGAAATGTCTTTAACTGAGACGTTAAGTGTGGCCGAAGGTCTTACGGATGTTAGCGCCTCCAGTGTGTCGAGTGACGGCGGTGTGCTTTATGTGGCGGACAGCAGTGGCAACATTGCGGTCTTTACCCTCAACGATGAAAGCAGCGAATGGGAATATCAAAGCACCCTAACCTCCGTTGATGGTGTTGATTCCGTGGATAAATTAATTACCACGGCCGATGGTCAAAACCTTTATCTGCTTGGCAATGAGGGCGATGTCATCGCCGTGTATTCGTTATCAGAAGATCTTGTGTTGTCGAATACTCAAGTGATTGTTGCTGACTATGAAACCAACGAAATCACTGTGAGTGGCGTTCAAGACATTGTCTTATCAGAAGATGGACTGCACTTTTATTACATCAACAGTACAGCGTTAAGTGAAATGACTCGTGACGCCGAAACTGGTGAATTAAGCTTTGTGCAAAAGATAGCCGATGCGTGGAGCTCCCCCTACCTGTGGAACCCTAGCAGCCTGACTGTTTCGAGAGATTATGTCTTCGTAACCACTAATTTTCGTACCTCAACGCTAATTGTATTTGAACAAGAGGAATCCGGCCTTGAATGGAAAGCTTACATTCGTGATGGCAGTGAAGACTCGGCTGGCAATAGTGCCATATTGAGTTCAACCACACATGTGGCGGCAACAGACGACGGTGAATACATCTATGTGGTGAACGATACGAGTATTTATACCTATTCGTATGATGCTCAAAGCGAATCCTTTCTACTAGTCACTGACGAGGCGATTCTTGTCGAAAACCTATCGGATTTAGTCGTGTCTGCGGATAACGAGAAGTTGTTCGTATTGACCTCTGACGGCAGCTTATACCGCTATATTATCGGTGAAGACGGATCCTTAACGCAGGCGGGCATCATGCAAGGAGCGTCGTCTGAGGGAGCGTATCTTTCTATTTCGGATGCGGGTCATGTGTTCCTGCAAGGTACTGATGTCGTTGCGATTTATGATGCGACGGGGCGTGAAGAGTCCTTATATGAAATCGGTTTTGATGCAGTTGTATTGGCTCCTGAACTGACCATTTTTGATGAAGAAATGTCAGCCTCTGACAATTACTCAGGCCTAACTATTACGCTTTCAGGTTCGACCATCAATGCCTCCGATACCTTCGGTTTGGCAAGCGACAGTGAGTTTACACTGGACGGTGAAAATTTATTGTATCAAGGCGAGGTGGTTGGGCGCTTTGTAAATGATGACGGCACTCTCTCAGTCACGATCTCATCCGCGCTAACGCAAGATCAAGTAAACGCCCTAGCAAGAAGCCTAACCTTTGAAAATACCTCTCTCACGCAAGCGGCTACTTTGTCTTTTACCGTCTCAATTAATGACGGCGACGCATCGAGTAATTCTGTCGAAATAGCGCTAAATGTCGCACAAAATCTACCGCCACAGATTGAAGGAAGCGTTCAATTTCCTACTATCACGGAAACAGAATCGGTAAGTATTCAGCTACTGAATACATTGTTCTCCGATGATTCGGATGATTCGGATGATGCGTTAACGTGGCAAGTCACTGGGTTACCAAACGGTTTAAGTTTTAATTCAGACACCTTGGTCATTTCTGGCAATGCGGTCGAGTCAGGTGAATTTTTAGTGGTCATACAAACCACCGATACGAAAGGTCAGAGCACTCAAATTGAAGTGACGCTCACGGTGGAATCTATGGTGGTTCCCTCATCGCCCAGTTCGTCTCAAATAGACACGAGCGAAACGACCGCTAATCCAAGTAGCGCGACAGTGAGTCCAAGCGAAGCGGCAATGCAGTACTTTACTCAGTTCGATTCACAAAATATTTCTTCACTAGACAACCAAATAAGCGGTATGGATGTTTCTGCAAATACCGCCCTTATCACATCAACACTTGGTTCCGATTCATTTAGCACGTCACTTTCGTCTACTGAAAATACTCAATTAGACAGCGCACAAACCGAGTCTACAGCGTCATTGCAGTCCTATAGATCAACGTCCATAGAATGGTCGAAAGACATAAGTAACGCTCAACTTTCATTACTAGACAGTGTGATGTCAGAAGAGGAAAAAGCCATTCTTGCGGTGATGTCGGCAGATGGTATTGGGTTGCCAGAAGGCGTTGAATACGACCTTGAGACGGGTCGGCTGAATCTAGACAAAGACGTGCTTGGAGACACTCAACAGATAGAGCTGCATGTGCTCGTTGTTGATGAAAATGGTGAGACGTCAGTGATACCCGTAGAAGTGAAATTGGAATCCGACAGCCATGTTCAGGTAAACACAGCACCATTCTCTGAACAGGTGAACGACGCCAGTTCGCTGAGTGTTTTTAACATTAACAAGCTGTTATTGAATGATCTGACGGCGGCATCTTAA
- a CDS encoding TolC family protein has protein sequence MTIKSKVLEYKTLHRTAVAGAILFSLTACSVTPTPITFEQKLALVDADRKAMFQDQEPITQPISLEEAMARAVKYNLKERLALMEKLAQDNILGLQSFDMLPKVAASAGWTARNNEAASSSKSIATGTESLVSSTSQDKQSSSADLSVSWNVLDFGIGYFGSKAQANNVLAAEERRRSVVADIIQNVRGAYWEAVKAQELQPLVKRTLKDAYSALETSKQTAAERLISPLESLQYQKSLLEMISRLETLEGDLAASKSRLAGLMNLPPATQYELASQSTQPLALPYQLEELETLSMVNRPEINEEAYRARNTVLETRSSLMRLLPGASLFVGAHYNSNSYSLNNDWADAGVQVSWNLLSAFSYSDVKSVGEAKEKIADLRRQALRMAVLTQVNLAWQQYKQADNQFQRTAELSRIQDAIFVQSTGAYQNNTQSLVERVRIATESVLAKRNRDQSFAMMQSAYGAIYKAAGLDPLPKSIADTSVETLSASIAHQDALLQQGRISDETLVSRVALNSALGSMSDQYEKADTEPKKEEASKPQLVMLSTGDSLQETAIIDYTNYVQP, from the coding sequence GTGACTATAAAAAGCAAAGTATTAGAGTATAAAACGTTACATCGTACGGCGGTTGCAGGTGCCATTTTATTCAGTCTGACGGCCTGCTCTGTCACACCAACGCCCATTACGTTTGAGCAAAAATTAGCATTGGTGGACGCAGACCGAAAAGCCATGTTTCAGGATCAAGAGCCAATTACACAGCCAATCAGCCTTGAAGAAGCTATGGCGAGAGCCGTTAAATACAACCTTAAAGAACGTCTCGCCTTGATGGAAAAATTGGCGCAAGACAATATTTTGGGTCTGCAAAGCTTTGATATGTTGCCAAAAGTGGCCGCCAGTGCAGGATGGACAGCACGAAATAACGAAGCCGCATCATCGAGTAAATCGATTGCTACAGGCACTGAGTCCTTGGTGTCTTCTACTAGCCAAGATAAGCAATCGTCATCGGCGGATTTAAGCGTTTCTTGGAATGTTCTGGACTTTGGGATTGGGTATTTTGGCTCGAAAGCACAGGCGAACAATGTCCTTGCCGCAGAAGAAAGACGTCGCAGTGTGGTCGCCGATATTATTCAAAATGTACGAGGTGCGTATTGGGAAGCAGTAAAAGCTCAAGAGCTTCAGCCGCTGGTAAAACGTACGTTAAAAGACGCCTACAGTGCGTTAGAAACCTCCAAGCAAACCGCCGCTGAGCGTTTGATCTCGCCATTAGAATCCTTGCAATATCAGAAAAGCTTGCTCGAAATGATCAGTCGTTTGGAAACGCTGGAAGGCGATCTAGCGGCGTCCAAATCTCGTTTAGCAGGTTTAATGAACCTTCCACCCGCAACGCAATATGAGCTAGCCTCTCAAAGTACTCAGCCTTTAGCGCTGCCTTATCAGCTGGAAGAGCTTGAGACACTTTCCATGGTCAATCGACCAGAAATCAATGAAGAGGCTTATCGAGCAAGAAACACGGTCTTAGAGACGCGCTCTTCACTAATGCGTTTGTTGCCCGGCGCATCTTTGTTTGTCGGTGCTCACTACAATAGTAACAGTTACTCCTTGAACAATGATTGGGCCGATGCAGGTGTCCAAGTTAGTTGGAATCTACTCAGTGCGTTTTCCTATAGTGATGTAAAAAGCGTTGGTGAAGCAAAAGAAAAAATTGCAGATTTACGTCGTCAAGCATTGAGAATGGCGGTTCTAACTCAGGTTAACCTCGCATGGCAACAGTACAAACAGGCCGATAATCAATTTCAACGCACGGCTGAGCTGTCGAGGATTCAAGACGCCATTTTTGTGCAAAGTACGGGAGCGTATCAAAATAACACCCAATCTTTGGTTGAACGTGTCCGCATCGCGACAGAAAGCGTGTTGGCGAAACGTAACCGAGATCAAAGCTTCGCTATGATGCAAAGTGCATATGGCGCGATTTACAAAGCCGCTGGGCTTGATCCATTACCAAAATCCATTGCAGACACCAGTGTTGAAACCTTATCAGCGTCAATTGCACATCAAGATGCATTACTTCAGCAAGGCCGCATTTCAGACGAAACGCTTGTGTCACGTGTTGCTCTGAACAGCGCGTTAGGCAGCATGTCAGATCAATATGAAAAGGCCGACACTGAACCGAAAAAAGAAGAGGCATCGAAGCCACAACTGGTGATGCTGTCCACTGGCGATTCTTTACAAGAAACGGCCATTATTGATTATACGAATTACGTCCAGCCATGA
- a CDS encoding efflux RND transporter periplasmic adaptor subunit, translating into MSVYCRTRSRVTLVLGMMLSGVLNANTLLKDNEPRGAKWVSQPTIRVQLNAKDRAVLSSQLSGRIKTLTLKEGQSFKKGQTLVEFDCDIYKAKLDYAKAAAQAAEQKRAVAKRLDNLQSISVMEVNQAESDTLMAQAERRIGEIMVSRCGVYAPFNGRVVKRLVQQGEFVSEGEPILEVYSSKVYEVALIVPSRWISEIKIGHAFQVKLDETQQIYNAKVTRLGAVIDPLSQSFTVFGEILKTPNVRLIPGMSGNAYFDPSQWTSTTENVR; encoded by the coding sequence ATGAGTGTTTATTGTCGAACAAGGTCACGTGTTACGCTTGTCCTTGGCATGATGTTAAGCGGTGTCTTAAATGCAAACACCTTGTTAAAAGACAATGAACCACGTGGCGCGAAGTGGGTATCTCAGCCGACTATTCGAGTGCAGTTGAACGCCAAAGACAGAGCGGTGCTATCCAGCCAGCTCTCTGGTCGGATTAAAACACTGACCTTAAAAGAAGGCCAAAGTTTTAAAAAGGGGCAAACGCTTGTTGAGTTTGATTGTGACATTTATAAAGCCAAGCTGGATTATGCCAAAGCGGCGGCGCAAGCCGCCGAACAAAAGCGAGCCGTTGCTAAGCGCTTAGACAATTTGCAGTCAATCAGTGTGATGGAAGTCAATCAAGCTGAATCCGATACCTTGATGGCGCAAGCGGAGCGTCGCATTGGTGAAATAATGGTCAGCCGATGTGGCGTTTACGCCCCTTTTAATGGTCGTGTGGTAAAACGTTTAGTACAGCAAGGCGAGTTCGTATCGGAAGGCGAACCTATTCTTGAAGTCTATAGCAGCAAAGTCTATGAGGTCGCTTTAATTGTCCCATCTCGTTGGATTAGCGAGATAAAAATTGGGCACGCCTTCCAAGTTAAATTGGACGAAACTCAACAAATTTATAACGCCAAGGTAACGCGTTTAGGCGCAGTCATAGACCCGCTTAGTCAGTCTTTTACGGTGTTTGGGGAGATTCTAAAGACGCCAAATGTACGCCTCATTCCCGGAATGAGTGGCAACGCTTATTTCGATCCGTCTCAATGGACATCAACAACTGAGAACGTGAGATGA
- a CDS encoding efflux RND transporter periplasmic adaptor subunit, with amino-acid sequence MTISLKDQKAVTVEETLLTLVQLEQKIRGAKNLQEWQFICLNDTQLLVPFQQSVLWMFGSKKVEGASGLVDVDSNAPFCSWLNRVLSGIAKTEKADRIHAIEVADLSPEDAKQGSEYFSTRFIWLPIKSAKGDLIGALLLSRSTPLNLRDKKLLGFLLEAYGHAWIGLTGAKKPKGQRKKSALWWLLGLLATIGVLSLPVQQSVIAPADIVPRQPSVLRAPIEGVISELLVKPNEQVKQGQLVAKLDAQALTQELESAHQTYVVTGAELRMAQQQSFIDEQRKATLAILEGKLLQAKSDMNYLQDQLRRTEFRAPHSGVAIFDDAGDWLGKPMTLGEPLMTIANPDEIELEVRLPLEDVIGITAGSSVKYFLDSNPSAPIKAQVRSIDYQARPTQDGQYALHLTAVFVNDNATLRLGKKGLAKLYGEQTSLFYYVFRKPLTKLRIWLSW; translated from the coding sequence ATGACGATCAGCCTAAAGGATCAAAAGGCCGTTACGGTAGAGGAAACGCTGCTCACGTTAGTGCAGTTAGAGCAAAAAATACGAGGCGCGAAAAATTTACAAGAATGGCAATTTATCTGCCTTAATGACACGCAGTTATTAGTGCCTTTTCAGCAAAGTGTGTTGTGGATGTTTGGCTCTAAAAAAGTAGAAGGCGCATCAGGCTTAGTTGATGTCGATTCCAATGCCCCGTTTTGCAGCTGGTTAAATCGTGTGTTATCTGGGATCGCGAAAACAGAGAAAGCCGATAGAATCCATGCTATTGAAGTGGCAGATTTAAGTCCTGAAGATGCAAAACAAGGTTCGGAATACTTTTCTACACGATTCATTTGGCTCCCGATTAAATCTGCCAAGGGGGATTTAATCGGGGCTTTATTATTATCGAGATCAACCCCGCTAAACCTACGAGATAAAAAACTATTAGGCTTTCTTCTAGAAGCCTACGGCCACGCTTGGATTGGGTTAACTGGCGCTAAAAAGCCCAAAGGGCAGCGGAAAAAATCCGCACTGTGGTGGTTGCTGGGCCTGCTTGCGACGATTGGGGTTTTATCACTCCCTGTTCAACAATCTGTTATCGCTCCGGCGGATATCGTACCGCGGCAGCCAAGTGTGTTAAGAGCCCCCATTGAAGGCGTAATCAGCGAGCTATTGGTTAAACCCAATGAACAGGTTAAGCAAGGTCAACTGGTCGCTAAGCTGGATGCTCAAGCATTAACACAAGAATTAGAAAGCGCACATCAGACTTATGTGGTAACCGGTGCTGAGTTGAGAATGGCCCAACAGCAGTCGTTCATTGATGAGCAGAGGAAGGCGACTCTGGCCATTCTAGAAGGCAAACTTCTGCAAGCAAAATCGGATATGAACTACTTGCAGGATCAGCTACGCCGCACAGAATTTAGAGCACCTCACAGTGGCGTCGCTATTTTTGATGATGCGGGCGACTGGCTGGGCAAGCCCATGACACTTGGTGAACCTCTCATGACCATCGCCAATCCGGATGAGATCGAGCTTGAGGTGCGCTTACCCCTTGAAGATGTGATTGGAATCACAGCAGGCTCTAGTGTGAAATATTTTCTCGATAGCAACCCTAGTGCGCCAATTAAAGCGCAGGTTCGGAGCATTGATTACCAAGCCCGGCCTACTCAAGATGGGCAATATGCTTTACACCTTACAGCAGTATTTGTGAATGATAATGCGACGCTCAGGTTAGGAAAAAAGGGCTTAGCAAAGTTATATGGGGAGCAAACGTCTCTGTTTTACTATGTGTTTAGAAAGCCGCTCACCAAGCTGCGTATTTGGTTAAGTTGGTAG
- a CDS encoding HlyD family efflux transporter periplasmic adaptor subunit, protein MLDATATEWAPLREDLKLFEAPEDAFGAPTWTLEDPISGQFYRLGWHEMEMLARWSLNSAQAIAEDICQHLTLLVSVEDVKAFYNFLQGRHLLINTRLAKPENEAKWDSINPIRWLLRHYLFMRVPLCRPDAFLALTLPLARFFFSRLFIFLSVLAAVLGLFLVSRQWQAFTHTYMHFFSFEGMLALVLALFFTKSLHELGHAYTCKHYGGKVATMGVALLVLWPVLYTDTSSAWRLKSKKQRMLIGAAGVIVELLVGAWALLLWSFMPEGTGKSLAFMLATTTWILSLLINLSPFMRFDGYFLLSDFLGIANLQPRAFAFTRWKIREWIFAFNQSPPEIFSVQMQRVLLSYTLVTWLYRLFLYVGIALMVYHFAFKLLGIALFIVELWVFIVLPVFKELKVWQQKRSIMSWNKNTVCSLTLLALLLFVLCYPWQSQVGAPAVMRSSQQFNLYVPANAQLHRSFVEPHQAVKKGQKLFEFVSPELNREADRLTLRITRLQKQADVNPFSPNASASIKVLNEELVTANQRLTLINQQLAQLTLTAPFEGVVMTQSNLHQEGDWLAAGEGLGMLVNTRSNTVEAYIKESDLNRIKVDSAAYFIPESLSYPKMSLFLEGVENIASTKLTSAPELASVYGGRVAASNAKNDPIPIAEEAVYRAFLTPTEPNAVSPNWVIRGEVYINAKAESLLSQLVKRVVSVLVRESSF, encoded by the coding sequence ATGCTTGATGCAACGGCGACAGAATGGGCTCCGTTAAGAGAAGATCTGAAACTCTTCGAAGCGCCAGAAGATGCATTCGGTGCGCCGACTTGGACACTAGAAGATCCAATCAGTGGGCAATTTTATCGCCTCGGTTGGCATGAAATGGAGATGCTAGCACGCTGGTCGCTGAACAGTGCTCAAGCGATTGCTGAGGATATTTGCCAGCACTTGACTTTGCTTGTCTCAGTAGAGGATGTGAAGGCCTTTTATAATTTTTTGCAGGGTCGCCATTTATTGATAAATACGCGTCTCGCCAAGCCTGAGAACGAAGCGAAATGGGATTCAATAAACCCTATTCGATGGCTGTTACGCCATTATTTATTTATGCGCGTTCCCCTATGTCGCCCTGATGCTTTTTTAGCGCTTACCTTGCCTTTAGCGCGGTTCTTTTTCAGTCGGTTATTTATATTTCTCTCTGTACTTGCGGCTGTTCTAGGGCTCTTTTTAGTGAGCCGCCAATGGCAAGCGTTTACGCACACTTATATGCACTTTTTTTCTTTTGAAGGCATGTTAGCCCTTGTACTAGCGCTCTTTTTTACTAAGTCGCTACATGAGTTAGGCCATGCCTATACTTGCAAACATTACGGCGGAAAGGTCGCAACAATGGGCGTTGCTTTGCTCGTACTGTGGCCGGTTTTATACACAGACACCTCAAGCGCTTGGCGGTTAAAAAGTAAAAAACAAAGGATGTTGATTGGTGCGGCTGGCGTCATCGTTGAGCTGTTAGTAGGCGCTTGGGCGCTGTTGCTGTGGAGTTTCATGCCAGAAGGGACGGGCAAGAGCCTAGCCTTTATGTTGGCTACGACGACTTGGATCTTATCCTTACTGATTAATTTAAGCCCCTTTATGCGTTTTGATGGGTATTTTTTGTTATCCGATTTTCTTGGAATAGCAAACTTACAACCCAGAGCTTTTGCTTTCACTCGGTGGAAGATTAGAGAATGGATTTTTGCGTTTAATCAATCGCCACCCGAGATTTTCTCTGTACAAATGCAGAGAGTATTGTTGAGTTATACGCTTGTCACCTGGTTGTATCGATTGTTTTTATACGTCGGCATCGCCCTTATGGTCTACCACTTTGCGTTTAAGTTATTGGGTATTGCTTTATTTATCGTGGAATTGTGGGTGTTTATTGTATTGCCTGTATTCAAAGAATTGAAAGTTTGGCAGCAGAAGAGAAGTATTATGAGCTGGAATAAAAACACCGTATGCAGTCTGACACTGTTGGCCCTTCTGTTATTTGTATTGTGCTACCCATGGCAAAGCCAAGTCGGAGCGCCTGCTGTGATGCGATCTTCTCAACAGTTTAACCTATACGTTCCTGCAAACGCGCAACTGCATCGTTCATTTGTTGAGCCTCATCAGGCCGTAAAGAAAGGACAGAAGCTATTTGAATTTGTTTCACCGGAGCTGAACCGAGAAGCGGACAGGTTGACGTTGCGTATTACTCGATTGCAAAAACAAGCCGATGTGAATCCATTCAGTCCGAACGCTTCCGCCAGTATAAAGGTGCTTAACGAGGAGCTTGTGACAGCCAACCAGCGTTTAACGCTAATCAACCAACAATTGGCACAGTTAACCCTAACCGCGCCCTTTGAGGGCGTCGTGATGACGCAATCCAATCTGCATCAGGAAGGCGATTGGCTGGCCGCAGGGGAAGGGTTAGGAATGCTTGTTAATACCCGATCAAATACCGTCGAAGCTTATATAAAGGAAAGCGATCTCAATCGAATTAAGGTCGATTCTGCCGCGTATTTTATCCCCGAAAGCCTTTCTTATCCGAAGATGTCTCTATTCTTAGAAGGTGTTGAAAATATTGCTTCGACTAAATTAACTTCTGCACCAGAATTAGCTTCGGTTTATGGCGGAAGAGTGGCGGCTAGCAACGCTAAAAATGACCCAATTCCTATCGCTGAGGAAGCGGTCTATCGGGCTTTTCTAACACCAACAGAACCTAATGCGGTTTCGCCAAATTGGGTAATACGGGGTGAAGTCTATATTAATGCCAAGGCAGAAAGCCTATTGAGTCAGCTTGTAAAGAGAGTGGTCTCAGTCCTCGTTAGGGAATCTTCGTTCTAG